The following proteins come from a genomic window of Candidatus Palauibacter soopunensis:
- the lysS gene encoding lysine--tRNA ligase, which yields MNCPSCGSEPPGLRDGICTSCWYGSEERPKPVRDRFAKLARLRELGVDPYGRAFDRSHELREAFAAFEEAEAAAQAATDGGDPPELEGVRVAGRILSYRDLGGSAFAHIGDRDGRLQIHLRRNLLGDEGSALVDLLDLGDWVGVEGTVFRTRRGEVTVRAESLVLLTKTLRPLPFGKEEVAEDGRRVVHSGFSDQASRYRQRYADLAVNPEVREVFRIRGRVVTELRRWLDARGFLEVETPILQPLYGGALARPFSTHHHRLDRKMFLRIADELYLKRLIVGNLDRVYEIGHDFRNEGIDRTHNPEFTMLELYFAFADYEDVMSLTETMIGDVAREVMGTTRFEYDGAVVDLAAPWTRIRWDEAFAEATGLDPRKAEDEDLRALARETGRTDADELSRVQMLDALFSDLVEGRITDPVFVYGHPIDMSPLAKPKRGEPEFAERFEVIACGFELVNAFSELNDPADQWNRFAAQQRLREAGDQEAMEIDEDYVRALEYGLPPTGGFGLGVDRLVMLMTGQTSIRDVVLFPILRPEEGRS from the coding sequence ATGAACTGTCCTTCCTGCGGCTCCGAACCCCCGGGACTCCGGGACGGCATCTGTACCTCCTGCTGGTACGGGTCGGAGGAGCGGCCGAAGCCCGTAAGGGACCGCTTCGCGAAACTTGCCCGGCTGCGCGAACTCGGCGTCGACCCCTACGGCCGCGCCTTCGACCGTTCCCACGAACTGCGCGAGGCCTTCGCGGCGTTCGAGGAGGCGGAGGCCGCGGCTCAAGCGGCAACGGACGGCGGGGATCCTCCCGAACTCGAAGGTGTCCGGGTTGCCGGCCGCATCCTCTCCTACCGCGATCTGGGAGGGAGCGCCTTCGCGCACATCGGCGACCGCGACGGGCGGCTGCAGATCCATCTGCGGCGCAACCTCCTGGGCGACGAGGGTTCGGCGCTCGTGGATCTGCTCGACCTCGGGGACTGGGTCGGGGTCGAGGGGACCGTCTTTCGGACCCGGCGCGGCGAGGTCACGGTTCGCGCGGAGTCCCTCGTCCTCCTGACCAAGACGCTCCGTCCGCTCCCGTTCGGGAAGGAGGAGGTCGCCGAGGATGGGCGGCGCGTCGTGCACAGCGGATTCAGTGATCAGGCCTCGCGCTACCGGCAGCGGTATGCGGACCTGGCGGTGAACCCGGAGGTCCGCGAGGTGTTCCGGATCCGGGGCAGGGTCGTCACGGAGCTCCGCCGCTGGCTCGACGCGCGCGGCTTCCTCGAAGTGGAGACTCCGATCCTGCAGCCGCTCTACGGGGGCGCCCTCGCGCGGCCGTTCTCCACGCACCACCACCGGCTCGACCGGAAGATGTTCCTGCGGATCGCGGATGAACTTTACCTGAAGCGGCTCATCGTCGGGAATCTCGACCGGGTGTACGAGATCGGACACGACTTCCGCAACGAGGGGATCGACCGCACGCACAACCCCGAGTTCACGATGCTCGAGCTGTACTTCGCGTTCGCCGACTACGAGGACGTGATGAGCCTCACCGAGACGATGATCGGCGACGTCGCGCGCGAAGTGATGGGGACGACGCGCTTCGAGTACGATGGGGCGGTCGTCGACCTCGCCGCGCCCTGGACCCGGATCCGCTGGGATGAGGCGTTCGCGGAGGCCACCGGACTCGATCCGCGGAAGGCGGAGGACGAGGACCTTCGCGCCCTGGCAAGGGAGACCGGGCGCACCGATGCGGACGAACTCTCCCGCGTGCAGATGCTGGACGCCCTGTTCTCGGACCTGGTAGAAGGCCGGATCACGGACCCGGTCTTCGTGTACGGTCACCCGATCGACATGAGCCCGCTCGCGAAACCGAAGCGGGGCGAGCCGGAGTTCGCGGAGCGATTCGAGGTCATCGCGTGCGGCTTCGAACTCGTGAACGCATTCAGCGAACTCAACGACCCGGCGGACCAGTGGAACCGGTTCGCGGCGCAGCAACGGCTGAGGGAGGCGGGGGACCAGGAGGCGATGGAGATCGATGAGGACTACGTGCGGGCGCTGGAATACGGGCTGCCTCCCACGGGCGGGTTCGGGCTCGGGGTCGACCGCCTCGTCATGCTGATGACGGGACAGACTTCGATCCGCGACGTCGTCCTCTTTCCCATCCTCCGTCCTGAGGAGGGACGCTCGTGA